From the Thermococcus sp. MV5 genome, the window GAGAATGCATTAAAGGGAGTTGGAGTAAATTACACTATCAGGATGCCTCTTTCAGTGAACCTCAGAGACAGTATATACTACACCCGACACTTCAAAGTAGCTAGAGCTGTGATTGATGTAGCAATAAAACTCGGTGCAAAGATAGTTGTCATGCAAAGCGGACGTACCGGAAGATTAGACTTAGAGATAGAAGCTCTTCAACAGCTTGCAGATATGGCAGAGAGTTTTGGAATTAAAATAGCTCTTGAAAACACATACAGTGTTAAAGACACCCTCTATGTTGTTGAAAGTGTTAACAAGAAAAATGTAGGATTTGCCCTAGATCTCGGCCACGCATTCCTCAGTGCCCAGGGTGATGAAAATAGATTCTTAGAAGACGTGAAACTTGGAACAGAGAAAACAATAATACTCATGATTCACGATAATTTTGGAAAACTTTCTCCACAAGTAGAGCCAGAGGATACTTTAGCCTATGGAGTTGGTGACCTTCACTTAATGCCAGGAGAAGGAAAAATACCCTTTGGAAAAACCCTTAAGCTATTTGGAGACGTACCACTTTTGATTAAAATAAAAGACCCAGACACCTTCGCAACACTTCCAACAAAGAAGGGCCTAATAGAACTACTAACAAGTATTTAAAGTCCCAATCTATCTTTTATAATCTTCAAGAGCTCCCCAAAAGCATTTCCGATTACTTCTTTTTTTCTTGAGGGATGTGCAACATCAGGAGAGAGATTTTTCCCTACTATCTTTACAGCTTCTTCTATGCTTATTATTTTTTCAAGCCATGCGTAAGCAATGATGGCCTCGGCTATATCACCTTTTCCATGCTTATCTGTTCTTGGGGGAACATAATGAAGAAGACCAGATTTTTCAAGAGCTATTGTCAAAGACGCATTAGGAACCCTACCAGCACTCGGATGACCAAGATACTCACTAAGTGCCAAAGAAAAGATAAAGTTAATAAGAGAATCCCCAAACTTAGAGAGATTCTTATCCGTAAAATCTTTAGAATATCTCATTATTCTAACCCCTTCCGAATAAAATGTAAAAAGAAACTCACTCTTTTGTAGTCTTTTCCCAAACTTCAAGAACGTCCTTAGCCTTGTCGAATATCTTCTGAGCTGCATCTTCCAAAGCTTTCTCTGGAGTTATTTTGCCATCAGTAACTATTCTAAACTTTGGTTTTCTTGCCATCAGTACAGGATGCTCTATAGTATATGCGGCAAATGTGACGTGCTTGTTCTCATGGAGCACCTCATTTAGCAAGTTGGCAAACGTATGATCCTCTCCTATCAAGTAAAACTCAAGCAAATTCTCGTCACGCTTTATAAGTTCAATCTTCATTATTCCTCACCCCTCAATTTTTTAAGCATGATTTCCATCGCCTGCTCCTTATTCTTCACAAGTTCGTATTTAAACTTATCTTCCTTATATTCCGCAACTCCAAAATCAACAGCGAACTCCAAAACCTCCTGAGGGTCAATATCAAAAGTTGCTGCTAGCGGAATAACAACCTCCCTTATCTGCCTAGTAGTTTGAAGAGAGATATCACTCAGTATTCCTCCAAGTTTTTTAACTAATTCTACAATCTCTTCCCATGGTAGGGAGCTTATGAGCTTATACTCCTTGAGTTCGCTATGCTCCCCCAAAAGTTCAAGAGTTTTTATCAATATTGGAATTGATATAGTAACCCCCGCCTCTCTAAAAATATCATCAACATCATATTGATAAAACCCCTTTTTATTAGGATAGAGGCGAGAACGGACTTTATAATGTATTTCTCTAACTTTTTGCATGGCTTCTCTTATCTCGTCTTTCGTACCCTGGATATTGATCTTGAGAGAGTTCAATTTACCATGAACATAAATGAAGGCAGGTAATTCGAGTTTTTGAAGTTCTTTCATCAACTCTTCTTTTTCTACATCATCTCTAACATGAACGACTATAACCTTCTTTGCTCTCATATCTTACACCTTACTCCAACTTCAGTTTTCTATAATACGCAGATAACTTTCTAGCCTCAGTTCTCCCACATTTAGGACACACCAACACATTACCTCTTCTTACTAAAGGTATTCTACATGAAGAACATAATGCGTAAATCACGCCCAAATCCAACTCTTTTGTTGTGAGTTGTATTGGACTTTTTTCATTAGTTAAAACCCTTGCTCTAACTATATCACCAATTTTGAACTCATTATTCATGGACTCCACGTATCCCTCTCTAACTTGAGAAATATGGATACCAGCCAACTTTGAAGTTGCTATCTCCCTATAACCCTTTCTCCCTTCAATTTTAAGCAGCTGAACTATCGCAGCCTGTGGCTTTACTTCAATCACTCTTGCTATGACAGTATCACCTATCTGTGGAAGTGGTGGAGTGTCAGTGATAGGCTCTACCGAAATCTCAATTTTTTCGAGATCAATTTTAACTCTACCTGCTCTGGCAGCATAAAGCTCGCCATTTTCCTCGATTATTCCCTCACCTGGAAGGAATTCCTCAATAACCCCCAGATAATCTCCAGGAAGAACTATATCTCCATTTTTTATTATCTTCTTTTTCTCTTCATCCATTTACCCACCACCACTAGACTTAGCCCTTCCAAACTTTTAAGCTTATGGATGGGAAAGCCTATAAAAAGGTTGATGGCAACTTTTATGTAGTTTGGCAATAGAAATGAGGTGGTGATATAGATGAGAATGCTCCTAATACACAGTGACTATCTTGAATATGAAGTGAAAGATAAAGCACTCAAAACACCTGAAGAAATAAGGGAAGATCAAAAAATAGGAAAACTAGATGAAGTTCTTGCGGTATTCATAAGTGTTGAAAAAGTTGACGAACAAAACCCGAATGAAATTGTAGACAAGGCTATAAAAGAGATAGAGGATGTCGCTTCTCAAGTAAAAACAAAAAACGTTTTTGTTTATCCATTCGCCCATTTAAGCAGTGAACTCGGTTCACCAGAGGTTGCTCTAAAAATTCTCAAAAAGATAGAAGAAAAGCTTAAGGAGAAGGATTACAACGTTAAGCGGGCCCCCTTTGGATATTACAAAGCATTTAAACTAAGTTGTAAAGGCCATCCCTTAGCAGAACTCTCAAGGACAATAGTGCCTGGAGAGGCTAAAAAAGAGGAAGAAGTCCCGGAGGCATTAAAGAAAGAGGAAGAGCTTATAAGTTACTGGTACATCCTAACACCTGATGGAGAGCTCATAGAGGTAGATAAATTCGACTTTTCTGGTCATGAAAACCTTAGAAAGTTTGCCAATTATGAGATAAGCAAAAGCAGAGTTGTCACGGAGGAACCACCTCATGTAAAGATAATGCTCGAGCAAGAGCTTGTTGATTATGAAGAGGGAAGTGATCCTGGAAACCTTCGTTATTATCCTAAGGGGAGACTAATCAAGTCCCTTCTCGAGAATTACGTAACTGAGAAAGTCATAGAATATGGCGCAATGGAAGTGGAGACCCCAATCATGTATGACTTCGAACATCCAGCACTTGAGAAATACCTAAATCGTTTCCCTGCAAGACAATATGTTGTGAAAAGTGGAGATAAGAAGTTCTTCCTTAGATTTGCCGCCTGTTTTGGCCAATTCCTCATAAAGAAGGACGCTACAATAAGCTACCGCCACCTCCCTCTGAAGATGTATGAATTAACCAGGTATTCATTTAGAAGAGAAAAGAGAGGAGAATTAAGCGGACTCAGGAGATTAAGAGCCTTTACAATGCCTGATATGCACACAGTGGCTAAAGACTTGCAGCAGGCCATGGAAGAATTCAAAAAACAATACAAGCTAAGTATGGAAGTTCTCAAAGGTGTGGGTCTAGCTCCTGAGGATTATGAAGTAGCAATCAGATTCACAGAAGATTTCTGGAATGAGAATAAAGAATTCATAATAGAACTTGCAAAAATAATTGGTAAACCAGTGCTAATAGAGATGTGGAAACAAAGATTCTTCTACTTCATTCTAAAGTTTGAGTTTAACTTCGTTGACAACCTTGACAAGGCAGCCGCTCTAAGTACAGTACAGATAGATGTAGAAAACGCTCAAAGGTTTGGAATAAGTTACTACAACGAGGACGGACAGGAAGAGTACCCACTACTCCTCCACTGTTCGCCAAGTGGTGCCATAGAGAGGGTGATGTATGCGATACTCGAAAAACAGGCAAAACTTATGAAGCAAGGTAAAAAGCCAATGTATCCCTTATGGCTCAGCCCAATCCAAGTGAGAGTAATCCCGATTAGTGATAAATACCTCGACTATGCCCTTTACGTAGCTGGAAAACTCGAAGGTGCAAAGATAAGAGCCGATGTAGACGACAGAAATGAAAGACTTAACAAAAAGATCAGGGAAGCTGAGAAAGAGTGGATTCCATACATAATTGTAGTAGGAGAAAACGAAAAGAGAATGGGCATTATCACAGTTAGAAAGAGGAAAGACAACAAACAATATGAAATGCATATCGAGGACCTAATAAAAGAGATAAGACAGAAAACAGAAGGCTTCCCCTACAAACCGAGACCATTGCCATTGTTGGTTAGCATGAGACCAAAATTTAGAGGATGAAATTTTCTTTCTTCCCTTAAAATTTTATAAGAAAAAAGAGCTGTCATTTTTCAGATTTTTGCTCCCCAATCATGTCTCTAATGAACGCTTGAGCTTCTGGAGCAAATTTGTTCTGTGGAACCTCTTCTCCAAACTTATTGAAAACTCCACCCTCAATAAAGTTCAATTCAAAAACTTCGTATTTTTCACTGTCTTTTTCGGCAACGTTGATTCCATGTTTAGCCATGTGCTCTGGTAAGCTTTCTATATCTACGAATTTTCCACATTTTTCGCACTTGTAAAACTGCCAGAAAACATAATCTTGACCGTTTATCATGTTACTCTTGAGATGTCTTACTAATGGTCCCCCAAGATATTCATAAAGATCCTCTTGAACGAGTTTTCCATCTCTCTCAATAACTCTAAATCCTCCCCAGATTATGTGGTCATTTATATCCATGAGTGTAGCTTTTAAGAACCTCTCTGACAATATAAATGTCCCATTTTTGATATAAAATGTATTAGCATCTGGGAGAACTGCAATATCAATTCCAGGTCCATCTTTTTGTTCACTCAGTTTTTCTGCTTCTTCTTTACTCTCTACTACTCTTATCCGTATAGGAAATTCACTTTTCCTGTGATATCCTATAATTTTGTCCCCATGAATGTCCCAATGATAATCGTCTAACATTCTTATTTTCGCATAAACCCTCTTAACATTCCCATTTAGCTCACTATATTTCATCCCAACCACCGATAGAAGCTCGACTTTAGGATTAATAAGTCTTCTCGGAAAAATTTAAAAAGGGTTGGAAATGCGAAAAAATCTTTTAAAGTTTAGAGAAGAGAAAAAGATGGAGTGATACAATGCTCCCTAAAGAAGTAGAAGAAATCATAAGGAGAATGGAAGAAGAGCGAATCCAAGGAGCTTCTTATCTTGCAGAGATGGGTGCTAAGGCGTATATAAAGCTCACTGAGATATTTGAGGGAGATACGCTTTTAGAAGGGATAAAAGAGTTAGGAACAGAGCTCATTAACGTAAATCCCACAATGGCATCGCTTTATAACCTCGTGAGATTTATTCCTCTGACAAAAAACCCGGAGTTTGTAAAAGCAAAAGCAGAAGAGTTCATAAGATTAAACAAAGAGGCAAAGTTAGAAATCGGAAATATTGGGAGTGAGATAATAGATCAAAATGAAATCATAATTACCCATTCCTACTCTTCAGCTGTTCTTGAAATAATAAAAAGAGCCAAAGAGAAAGGAAAAACCTTTAAAGTCATATTAACAGAGAGTGGGCCTGATTATGAAGGCTTAGCTTTAGCAAAAAGACTTGATGAACTCAAGATACCTTTTGAAGTTATAACTGACTCACAGATGGGTCTTTTTACAAAAAAAGCCACTCTAGCATTAGTTGGAG encodes:
- a CDS encoding TBP-interacting protein, whose amino-acid sequence is MKYSELNGNVKRVYAKIRMLDDYHWDIHGDKIIGYHRKSEFPIRIRVVESKEEAEKLSEQKDGPGIDIAVLPDANTFYIKNGTFILSERFLKATLMDINDHIIWGGFRVIERDGKLVQEDLYEYLGGPLVRHLKSNMINGQDYVFWQFYKCEKCGKFVDIESLPEHMAKHGINVAEKDSEKYEVFELNFIEGGVFNKFGEEVPQNKFAPEAQAFIRDMIGEQKSEK
- a CDS encoding sugar phosphate isomerase/epimerase, with product MEIGVSIYPHFVNKGKALPSVLADIKIKDYDFVQIFPHALGLIKNGQVVEKNLRSVENALKGVGVNYTIRMPLSVNLRDSIYYTRHFKVARAVIDVAIKLGAKIVVMQSGRTGRLDLEIEALQQLADMAESFGIKIALENTYSVKDTLYVVESVNKKNVGFALDLGHAFLSAQGDENRFLEDVKLGTEKTIILMIHDNFGKLSPQVEPEDTLAYGVGDLHLMPGEGKIPFGKTLKLFGDVPLLIKIKDPDTFATLPTKKGLIELLTSI
- a CDS encoding threonine--tRNA ligase, translating into MRMLLIHSDYLEYEVKDKALKTPEEIREDQKIGKLDEVLAVFISVEKVDEQNPNEIVDKAIKEIEDVASQVKTKNVFVYPFAHLSSELGSPEVALKILKKIEEKLKEKDYNVKRAPFGYYKAFKLSCKGHPLAELSRTIVPGEAKKEEEVPEALKKEEELISYWYILTPDGELIEVDKFDFSGHENLRKFANYEISKSRVVTEEPPHVKIMLEQELVDYEEGSDPGNLRYYPKGRLIKSLLENYVTEKVIEYGAMEVETPIMYDFEHPALEKYLNRFPARQYVVKSGDKKFFLRFAACFGQFLIKKDATISYRHLPLKMYELTRYSFRREKRGELSGLRRLRAFTMPDMHTVAKDLQQAMEEFKKQYKLSMEVLKGVGLAPEDYEVAIRFTEDFWNENKEFIIELAKIIGKPVLIEMWKQRFFYFILKFEFNFVDNLDKAAALSTVQIDVENAQRFGISYYNEDGQEEYPLLLHCSPSGAIERVMYAILEKQAKLMKQGKKPMYPLWLSPIQVRVIPISDKYLDYALYVAGKLEGAKIRADVDDRNERLNKKIREAEKEWIPYIIVVGENEKRMGIITVRKRKDNKQYEMHIEDLIKEIRQKTEGFPYKPRPLPLLVSMRPKFRG
- a CDS encoding DUF2067 family protein — protein: MRAKKVIVVHVRDDVEKEELMKELQKLELPAFIYVHGKLNSLKINIQGTKDEIREAMQKVREIHYKVRSRLYPNKKGFYQYDVDDIFREAGVTISIPILIKTLELLGEHSELKEYKLISSLPWEEIVELVKKLGGILSDISLQTTRQIREVVIPLAATFDIDPQEVLEFAVDFGVAEYKEDKFKYELVKNKEQAMEIMLKKLRGEE
- a CDS encoding translation initiation factor IF-2B subunit alpha (eIF-2BA; catalyzes the binding of GTP to IF2), whose amino-acid sequence is MLPKEVEEIIRRMEEERIQGASYLAEMGAKAYIKLTEIFEGDTLLEGIKELGTELINVNPTMASLYNLVRFIPLTKNPEFVKAKAEEFIRLNKEAKLEIGNIGSEIIDQNEIIITHSYSSAVLEIIKRAKEKGKTFKVILTESGPDYEGLALAKRLDELKIPFEVITDSQMGLFTKKATLALVGADNITRDGYVFNKAGTYLLALSCHDNSIPFYVAAESFKIHPEAKVDDVKIVERKFKRDHIIIRNYLFDATPWKYIRGIITELGVLVPPKEI
- a CDS encoding ribonuclease III family protein, with amino-acid sequence MRYSKDFTDKNLSKFGDSLINFIFSLALSEYLGHPSAGRVPNASLTIALEKSGLLHYVPPRTDKHGKGDIAEAIIAYAWLEKIISIEEAVKIVGKNLSPDVAHPSRKKEVIGNAFGELLKIIKDRLGL
- a CDS encoding DNA-directed RNA polymerase subunit L; its protein translation is MKIELIKRDENLLEFYLIGEDHTFANLLNEVLHENKHVTFAAYTIEHPVLMARKPKFRIVTDGKITPEKALEDAAQKIFDKAKDVLEVWEKTTKE
- a CDS encoding exosome complex RNA-binding protein Csl4, coding for MDEEKKKIIKNGDIVLPGDYLGVIEEFLPGEGIIEENGELYAARAGRVKIDLEKIEISVEPITDTPPLPQIGDTVIARVIEVKPQAAIVQLLKIEGRKGYREIATSKLAGIHISQVREGYVESMNNEFKIGDIVRARVLTNEKSPIQLTTKELDLGVIYALCSSCRIPLVRRGNVLVCPKCGRTEARKLSAYYRKLKLE